AGACAATTTAATATTCCTGTAATATCTATTACCGGAACTAATGGTAAAACTACTACCAAGGAGCTAATATCATGTGTGTTACAAAAAAAATACAATATCGCATATACTAAAGGAAACTTAAATAATCATATTGGTGTTCCACTAAGCTTACTCGAAATTAATAGTAATACTCAAATTGCAGTTATTGAGATGGGCGCTAACCACCCTGGCGAAATTAAAACTTTATGTGAAATAGCATTACCCGATTATGGTATAATTACAAATATTGGTAAAGCTCATTTAGAAGGATTTGGTTCATTATTCGGAGTTATTAGTACAAAAACTGAAATGTATCGCTTTATTAAAAAGAATAAAGGCAAAATTTTTATTAATACAAATAATGAAATTCTTGTGTCTAATATTGACAATAATGAATACATAAGCTATGGTGAATCTGATGATTGTTACTTATCTGGTAAAAATCCATCATCAAATCCATTTTTAGAACTTGAATGGAAAATATATCATAACAATAATTGGAACCTGCTTAAAACAAATCTAGTAGGAAAATATAATTTCGAAAATGTTCTGGCTGCAATTTGTATTGGTAGTTATTTTGAAGTTGACGAGAAACAAATTAATGAAGCTATAACCAATTATAAACCAACTAATAATAGATCGCAAATAATTAAATCAGAAAAAAATACGATTTTAATTGATGCTTATAATGCAAATCCAACTAGCATGATTGCAGCTCTTTCTAATTTTATTGAAATGGAATCAAACAATAAAGTTTTGATAATTGGAGACATGTTAGAGTTAGGTAAAAATTCAGTAAATGAACACAAAAATATTCTTCAATTAATTTTAAAATCAAATATCAAGGAAGTTTTTTTTGTTGGTAAAACATTTATGCAGATTTCTGCTGAATCAGAGTTTAAATCATTTGAAAATGTTAGTTTATTGAAAAAATATTTCGAAGAAAATAGACTTGATAACAAAGATATACTTGTAAAAGGTTCTCATGGTATTCATTTGGAAGAGCTAATTTCTGTCTTATAATTTTAAGGACTTAGTCTTACTATTTTCCACTTATTATTATCCAAACTAAAGCTAATTCTGTCATGAAGCCTGTTTAATCTACCTTGCCAAAATTCAAACATTACAGGTTTAACAATGTACCCGCCCCAATTCAGTGGGCGTTTTATATTACCATTTTTTAATATTTTATCGAATTTGTTTTTTAATATTTCACTGCTTTTTATTACTGCACTTTGTTTGGACGAAATTGCACTAGCCTGACTTTCAATTGGTCTTGAATAGAAATAGTCGTCAGATATTTTAGCTGTTGTTTTGGCTATTATGCCTTCTATTCTTACCTGACGTTCTGTTGCAGGCCAATAAAAAACTAATGAAACATTATTGTTATTTTCAATTTCTTTGCCTTTTCTACTATTATAATTAGTAAAGAAAATCAGTCCATTTTCAGAAAAATCCTTTAATAATACTACTCTTGAAGATGGTTTATTATTTTTGCTGATAGTAGATAGTATCATTGCATTTGCTTCAAATAATTCATGCAATAAAGCCTCATTAAGCCATATTTCAAACTGAGTAAATGGATTATTAAATAAATTAGTTTTGTTTAGCTCGCCTGAGTTATAATTTTTGCGTAATTTTGAGAGTTGTACTTTCTTCATTAGTCATTTTTTCAACAAATATACTATGTCCAGAGTTGTTTACGGTATCGGAGAGGTTGTTTTTGATATAATTTTTAAACGTGGAATTCCTGTTGATGGAAAACCAGGTGGTGCAATATTAAATTCATTAGTTTCATTATCCAGACTTAAAGTTGAGACAACTTTAATAGCTGACTGTGTAAATGATTCGGTTGGCAAATTAATTGAAAATTTTCTTGTTGCAAATAATGTAAATGTTGATAGTATTAAATGGTATAATTCCGGACGATCTAGGCTGGCATTGGCTTTTTTAAATAACAGTAATGATGCTGATTATTTATTTTATAAAATGCAATCAGAAGAAAACCTTAATTTAAATTATACTGAGCCAGTTGAAAGTGATATAGTTCTATTTGGTTCGTATTATGGAATAAAACCTGAGATTAGAAGTGGTTTAACTGTATATTTAAATAAAGCTTCAAATGCTGGAAACTGTATAGTTTACGATCCTAATTTCAGGAAGTCACATTTACCAATGCTTGAAACAGTAAGACCTTATATTTATGAAAATTTTAAATTATCAGATATTGTAAAGGGTTCGAGCGAAGATTTTTATTATATTTTTAACGAGAAATCACCTCAAGAGATTTACAAGAAATTTGTTGATTGTGGAGGAAAAATTCTAGTACTTACATCAGCTGAAAAAAGTGTTTGTTTATTTCACCCTGATTTTTCTTTTGAAATTCCGGTGCCTCAAATAAATCCAATAAGTACAATAGGTGCAGGTGATAGCTTTTCTGCAGGTGTTATTTACGGTTTAATTAATAATAATGTTAAAAAGGATGATATTTTAAAGCTTGAAAAAGATGTTTGGCAAAAAATTATAAATTCTGCTATTAAATGTGCAATTTCTGTTTGCATGAGTTATGAGAATTATGTGCCACATAATCACTGATTAGCGATAAAATAGTTGAGATTTTCACTTTAAAATTGTTAAAATTAGTTAAGCAATTTGTAATTAGTCTAAATAGTAATTATATTTGTATAGGTAAAAATTACTGATGATTTCATAGAATAGGTTTAATTTCTTTCAATAAAAGTCCACTATAACATAGTGGACTTTTATTTTTTATCAGGAACAATTTTAAAATCAAGAAACCTTTTTTGAAGGTTAATTTTTGAAACAATTATTCTTACAGGATCTCCAAGTCTGTATCTTTTCTTTTGGTGTTTGCCATATATCAGATAATTTTTTTCATCGAAAACATAAAAATCATCATCTAAATCGCGTAATGAAACCATTCCTTCGCATTTATTCTCAATTATTTCAATATAAATTCCCCATTCAGTAACACCAGAAATAACACCGTCAAACTCAACGCCGATTTTATCACTCATGTACTCAATTTGCTTGTATTTAGTTGAAGCTCTTTCAGCATTTGCAGCAACCTGTTCCATTTCTGAAGAATGTTTGCATTTTTTTTCATACTCCTGAGCATTTACTGATTTTCCTTTATTGAGATATAAATCAAGTAACCTATGTACCATCATATCCGGATAACGTCTGATAGGAGAGGTGAAGTGAGTATAGTATGAAAACCCCAATCCATAGTGACCAATGTTACTTGTGGAGTATTCTGCTTTAGCCATTGCTCTTATAGCAAGACTTTCTATCATGCTTTTTTCTGCTTTACCATCTAATTCTAATAACAATTTGTTCATAGAACCGGCAACAGCTTTATCTGAGCCAAAATTTACTTTGTAACCAAATGTTTTAATAAAATTTGCAAATGTTCTTAGCTTTTCAGAGTCAGGTTTATCATGTATTCTATATACAAATGTTTTTGCAGCTTTTTCGTCTTTCTTTTTCCCAATAAACTCTGCAACTTTTTTATTTGCAAGAAGCATAAATTCTTCTATTAATTTATTAGAATCTTTATTTTCTTTAAAAAAAACATGCAGCGGCTTTCCGTTATTGTCGAGTTTAAATTTTACTTCAACTTTATCAAAACCAATAGCACCTTTTGAGAATCTTTTTGCACGTAGTTTTTTTGCAATGTTTTGAAGTGTTAATATTTCTTTATTAAAATCGCCTTCCCCTGTTTCAATTATTATTTGTGCTTCATCATAATTAAATCGTCTGTCGGAATTAATTATTGTTCTTCCAAACCATTCGTTTTTAATTATTGCATCTTCGTCAATTTCAAATACTGCAGAGTAACAAAGTTTATCTTCCTTTGGTCTTAAAGAACATAGTTGATTTGAAAGTTTTTCAGGTAACATAGGAACAACTCTGTCAACAAGGTATACTGAAGTTGCACGGTTAAATGCTTCAATATCTAATTCAGAATTGTCTTTAATGTAATGTGTTACATCGGCAATATGAACACCAACTTCCCAGTTGCCATTTGATAATTTATTTAATGAAAGAGCATCATCAAAATCTTTTGCATCTTCAGGGTCAATTGTAAACGTTGTTATTTTTCTAAAGTCACGTCGGTTTGCAATTTCTTTTTCGGTTATCTGATTCGGAATTTTATCAGCAGCTTTTTCAATATCATTTGAGAATTTTGCTGGAAGATTAAATTCTGCAAGTATTGCATGCATTTCAACTTCATTGTCGCCTGCATAACCTAAAACTTCTTCCACTTTTCCAATTGGACTTTTACTTTTTCTGGGCCACTCTTCTATACTTACTATTGCTTTTTGCCCATGTTTTGCACGATTAAGATTTTTTGAAGGAATAAAAATATCATATGGCATGTTTCTGCCATCAGGAATCATAAAAGCATATGATCCTGATATTTCTATTACCCCAACAAAAGTATTTGTAGATCTTTTAATTATGTCAACAACTTCACCTTCTAATAAATCTGGTCTGCGCCGTGCGTAAAGGTAAACTTTAACAATATCCCCGGTTAATGCATGGTTTAAATTTCGTTGAGAGATTGTAATCTCATCTGTTATTTCATCAGTAATAATAATTCCTTCACCATTACCTCTTAACTCAACTGTACCTGTAACATATCCTTTAGGTGATGATAGCTTATATTTTCCTGTATAAACTTCCTCTATGACTTTAAACTCTGCTAAATTCTGTAAGGCTAAAATTACTAATTGCTTATCTGATTCACCCGAAAGTTCTAACTGCTTACAAACTTGTTTGTAATTGTATGTTTTAGAAGGGTTGTTGTTTAATAGAGCATGAACTAAGCTTTTTATGGCTTTTCTGTTTAATCCGCTTTTTCTTACGGTTGTTTTTTTTGACATCTTAATTTTTTATAAATATGGATTGTAATTATTACAAAGGTTATAAATATTCGCTAATTTTACATAAAATATAAGTTAAATGAATATTAAAGTTTTATTTATTCTGGTTTTGTTTTCACAATATGTTTTTTCACAGGAGGTAACTTTTGAAGGAATTGAAACAAAAGATGAAATTACATATTTAAAAGGTACAAATGAACCTTTTACAGGAAAAGTTGTTGCATTTAATATCAATGGAAAGAAAAATCTTGAAATTGAATATAAGAATGGTAAAGAAAATGGTATCAACCGTACCTGGTATGCAAATGGAAAACTAATGAATGAAACTCAAATTACAGATGGCAAAATTGACGGACTTTGGATTGATTATTATGAAAATGGTCAGAAAATGAATGAAGTTAGTTACGAAAATGATTACATGACAGGATCTTGTACACGATGGTATGAGAATGGAAAAATTAAAGAAAAAGGAAACCATCATCATTGTAAAGAGCAAGGATATTGGGTTTATTATTATGAAAACGGGCAAAAACAAAGTGCAGGTGAGTATTTAGATGCACAGAAAGTTGGCGATTGGATAGAGTGGAATGTTAAAGGAGAAGTTGTAAAAACTCAGAATTATAAAAAATAATTTATTTCGGATTATATAATACAAAAAACTTTAATGCAATATTATCATTGGTTGGAATTCCCATTAATGAAGGATTTTCAATTTTAAAATCTGATATTTTTACAATAAACGAACCTGTTACTTCAATTCCTTGATCTGTTATTTTACTATTGGCATCTATTGTTATGGATTTGGTAACACCGTGAAAGTTAAGTTCGCCTGTAACCGTTAATTTTGAATTGTCATCAGTTATTGACGAACTTGTAAAAGTTACTGCCGGAAATTTTAACCCTTCTAAAACTTCAATCATATGTGAATCACGGTTTGCATTCTGACTATCAAATGTTGAAACAGGAATAGAAACTGCAACTTTTACTATCTTTTTTGTTTCTGGGTTGAATATTAGAACTGAAAGTACGTTTTTACTAGTAGCTTCCCAGTTGTGCATTGGGTGTGACATTTCATATGTAATGTATGACTTTGCTTTATCGGCACCATATTTTACTGTTGTTTGGGCTTCAATATTTGAGCAAATCAAAAACAGTGTTATAATCAGTAATGTTATTTTTTTCATGGTATTAAAATTTAATCACAATTTCGGCAGCAAGAAATGCTCCAAATGCTGTAAATGCAGCTGCTCTGTGCCATTTCTGCATTTGAGGGTTTCCTTCTGCTTGTTCGGCCAATATATTTGTAGCAATCATACCTGCAAGATGAACCATTGCTAAATATTTATGAACTTTTATACTACTGTAACCTTTTCTTTCGCTTAACATTTTTGGAGGTGCAAATAATGAAAGTGAAGCTGTGGTAAAATATGCGATATTAACACCAGCTGCCAGCCCTTCGTGTAAGTCTTTAATGTTTTGGTCTCCGTTTATTAATTTAGTTCCAACAATTCCTTGTCCAATCATCCCAAGTGAAGTCAATGCACCTAACATCTGGTGAGTAACAAGCATTGTTCTTCTTAATTTTAATTCTTTAGCTCTTTTTTCTGGTGTCAGCTCAAAAGCATTAAAATTTCTCATTAAGCCTTTTTTGCCCCATAAAATGCGTTGAGTAAAAATCATTTTATCTGGTAGTAATTGCTGCTGAATTGTACTATCCAAGGTAAGCGATCCTAGTAAATCATCTTGAGGGATAGTATCTTTTTGTGCAAATAGATTGTGACCAAATGCTAATAAGGTAATAATTAATACAATAAATATTTTTTTCATAAAAATAAATTTATGCAATTTAGTACTTAAACATGTAAAATGTTCAGATAAAATTTAAAAATATTGTTAAAAAAACTATAAATGTTTTAAAGTGACATTTGCGATAGTTTCACCAATAGCTAAAGATGCAGTTGCTGCAGGGGAAGGAGCATTACAGACATTAATTACTCCGGGATTTTCATAAATTAAAAAGTCGTCGGCAAGAGAGCCGGCTCTGGTACATGCTTGTGCACGAACTCCTGCGCCACCTGTTACAGTGTCATTAATTGTAATTGATGGGACTAAAGTTTTTAATGAGCGTGTAAATGCTCTTTTGTTAAATGATCGGTAATATTCTCCGAAACCCATTTTTAAATGTCGGAACATAACTTTTTGAAATCCTCTCCATGTAAGTGATTCCCATGCTTCTGAAAATTTAAAGCTTGTTTTGTGATATCCTTCACGTTTGAATGCAAAAACTGCATTTGGTCCGGCTTCTACCTTGCCATCAATTCTACGTGTAAAATGTACTCCTAAGAATGGAAATGCC
Above is a genomic segment from Bacteroidia bacterium containing:
- a CDS encoding UDP-N-acetylmuramoyl-tripeptide--D-alanyl-D-alanine ligase, which produces MKIEEIYNLFQGCGSVCTDTRNIKKDSLYIALKGENFDGNRFCNDAILKGSKFALVDNKDYADNVKIFFVENTLLTLQELARFHRRQFNIPVISITGTNGKTTTKELISCVLQKKYNIAYTKGNLNNHIGVPLSLLEINSNTQIAVIEMGANHPGEIKTLCEIALPDYGIITNIGKAHLEGFGSLFGVISTKTEMYRFIKKNKGKIFINTNNEILVSNIDNNEYISYGESDDCYLSGKNPSSNPFLELEWKIYHNNNWNLLKTNLVGKYNFENVLAAICIGSYFEVDEKQINEAITNYKPTNNRSQIIKSEKNTILIDAYNANPTSMIAALSNFIEMESNNKVLIIGDMLELGKNSVNEHKNILQLILKSNIKEVFFVGKTFMQISAESEFKSFENVSLLKKYFEENRLDNKDILVKGSHGIHLEELISVL
- the pdxH gene encoding pyridoxamine 5'-phosphate oxidase, producing the protein MKKVQLSKLRKNYNSGELNKTNLFNNPFTQFEIWLNEALLHELFEANAMILSTISKNNKPSSRVVLLKDFSENGLIFFTNYNSRKGKEIENNNNVSLVFYWPATERQVRIEGIIAKTTAKISDDYFYSRPIESQASAISSKQSAVIKSSEILKNKFDKILKNGNIKRPLNWGGYIVKPVMFEFWQGRLNRLHDRISFSLDNNKWKIVRLSP
- the rnr gene encoding ribonuclease R — its product is MSKKTTVRKSGLNRKAIKSLVHALLNNNPSKTYNYKQVCKQLELSGESDKQLVILALQNLAEFKVIEEVYTGKYKLSSPKGYVTGTVELRGNGEGIIITDEITDEITISQRNLNHALTGDIVKVYLYARRRPDLLEGEVVDIIKRSTNTFVGVIEISGSYAFMIPDGRNMPYDIFIPSKNLNRAKHGQKAIVSIEEWPRKSKSPIGKVEEVLGYAGDNEVEMHAILAEFNLPAKFSNDIEKAADKIPNQITEKEIANRRDFRKITTFTIDPEDAKDFDDALSLNKLSNGNWEVGVHIADVTHYIKDNSELDIEAFNRATSVYLVDRVVPMLPEKLSNQLCSLRPKEDKLCYSAVFEIDEDAIIKNEWFGRTIINSDRRFNYDEAQIIIETGEGDFNKEILTLQNIAKKLRAKRFSKGAIGFDKVEVKFKLDNNGKPLHVFFKENKDSNKLIEEFMLLANKKVAEFIGKKKDEKAAKTFVYRIHDKPDSEKLRTFANFIKTFGYKVNFGSDKAVAGSMNKLLLELDGKAEKSMIESLAIRAMAKAEYSTSNIGHYGLGFSYYTHFTSPIRRYPDMMVHRLLDLYLNKGKSVNAQEYEKKCKHSSEMEQVAANAERASTKYKQIEYMSDKIGVEFDGVISGVTEWGIYIEIIENKCEGMVSLRDLDDDFYVFDEKNYLIYGKHQKKRYRLGDPVRIIVSKINLQKRFLDFKIVPDKK
- a CDS encoding toxin-antitoxin system YwqK family antitoxin is translated as MNIKVLFILVLFSQYVFSQEVTFEGIETKDEITYLKGTNEPFTGKVVAFNINGKKNLEIEYKNGKENGINRTWYANGKLMNETQITDGKIDGLWIDYYENGQKMNEVSYENDYMTGSCTRWYENGKIKEKGNHHHCKEQGYWVYYYENGQKQSAGEYLDAQKVGDWIEWNVKGEVVKTQNYKK
- a CDS encoding YceI family protein, with translation MKKITLLIITLFLICSNIEAQTTVKYGADKAKSYITYEMSHPMHNWEATSKNVLSVLIFNPETKKIVKVAVSIPVSTFDSQNANRDSHMIEVLEGLKFPAVTFTSSSITDDNSKLTVTGELNFHGVTKSITIDANSKITDQGIEVTGSFIVKISDFKIENPSLMGIPTNDNIALKFFVLYNPK